One stretch of Glycine soja cultivar W05 chromosome 7, ASM419377v2, whole genome shotgun sequence DNA includes these proteins:
- the LOC114419435 gene encoding protein trichome birefringence-like 12 isoform X2, translating to MSPKLPSHLFPWLILLTFASFYFFSSFLSLSTFSSSSSSSSPTSQSLSISNTCNLFRGHWVSDPNHTPLYDQTCPFHRNAWNCLRNERQNMTLINSWRWVPRNCHLPRIDPVRFLGMMKNTNIGFVGDSLNENFLASFLCILSVADKGAKKWKKKGAWRGAYFPKFNVTVAYHRAVLLSRYQWQPKQSEAGVKDGSEGFYRVDVDVPADDWAKIAGFYDVLVFNTGHWWNRDKFPKEKPLVFYKAGQPIVPPLGMLDGLKVVLTNMVAYIQKEFPGNTLKFWRLQSPRHFYGGDWNQNGSCLFNKPLEEDEEQRS from the exons ATGTCTCCAAAGCTCCCTTCACATCTCTTCCCGTGGCTCATCCTACTAACATTCGCATCTTTctatttcttctcttctttcctcTCTCTCAGCACATtctcttcttcatcttcatcttcatcaccAACCTCACAATCTCTCTCAATCTCCAACACCTGTAACCTCTTCAGAGGCCACTGGGTCTCGGATCCCAACCACACCCCTCTCTACGACCAAACTTGCCCCTTCCACCGAAACGCATGGAACTGCCTCCGGAATGAGCGGCAGAACATGACCCTCATCAACTCGTGGAGATGGGTCCCACGGAACTGCCACTTGCCCCGGATCGACCCGGTTCGGTTTCTGGGTATGATGAAGAATACAAATATTGGGTTTGTTGGGGATTCCCTCAACGAGAATTTCTTGGCTTCTTTTCTCTGCATTCTCAGTGTCGCTGATAAGGGCGCcaagaagtggaagaagaagggTGCTTGGAGGGGTGCCTATTTTCCCAAATTCAATGTAACCGTCGCTTACCACCGTGCTGTTTTGCTCTCTAGATACCA GTGGCAGCCAAAACAATCTGAAGCTGGGGTGAAAGATGGATCAGAAGGCTTTTATCGAGTTGATGTTGATGTTCCTGCAGATGATTGGGCTAAAATTGCTGGTTTCTATGATGTTTTGGTGTTTAATACAGGTCACTG GTGGAATAGGGACAAATTCCCGAAAGAGAAACCTCTTGTCTTTTATAAAGCAGGACAACCAATAGTTCCGCCACTTGGGATGTTGGATGGACTTAAAGTTGTTCTTACTAACATGGTTGCATACATTCAAAAAGAATTTCCTGGAAACACACTTAAATTCTGGCGATTA